In Acidianus brierleyi, one genomic interval encodes:
- a CDS encoding heterodisulfide reductase-related iron-sulfur binding cluster, whose amino-acid sequence MYSLNKDNPDFFNQTKLQSEFIRQASVCHGCRRCFNYCPVFPKLFKFTDQKGPKALTLDDLFDISPDCFHCNMCYVNCPFTPPNDLNMDFAHLMSWGWLFYRSKTGIPLKDRIFEMLDFAGFVRPLSRNMVKGLISEGAPELRVAEKGFLSNFKRKDIQNPKARVVLFHTCLVENFYPEIGEDLVEVYNKLGIEVITANFICCGAPMLDVGDSEALKRNAEYNYNIIKEYIKKGYDVVSPIPTCTLMLTKEYQYILDKDAIKVYDAMEYLLKLKREGKIELKGEMPKSIFYHTPCHLRYLGVGYPGVQLMRSLKSKVEIADKGCSGIDGGWGLRNYSKAKVIGSKMMEAFSQSNAEIFATECPLAGLQIFKASGRKPLHPIQVLKEAMKNDKS is encoded by the coding sequence ATGTATTCTTTAAATAAAGATAATCCTGATTTTTTTAATCAAACTAAACTTCAATCAGAATTTATAAGACAAGCTTCAGTCTGTCACGGTTGCAGAAGATGTTTTAATTACTGTCCCGTTTTTCCCAAATTATTTAAGTTCACAGATCAAAAAGGCCCTAAGGCCCTAACTCTAGATGATCTCTTTGATATATCACCGGATTGTTTTCATTGTAATATGTGTTATGTTAATTGTCCTTTTACACCACCGAACGATCTTAATATGGACTTTGCTCATTTAATGAGCTGGGGCTGGTTATTTTACAGAAGTAAGACAGGAATACCTTTAAAAGACAGAATATTTGAGATGTTAGATTTTGCAGGTTTTGTAAGGCCCTTATCAAGAAATATGGTAAAAGGATTAATTAGTGAGGGAGCGCCAGAACTTAGAGTTGCCGAGAAAGGATTTCTTTCTAATTTTAAAAGGAAAGATATTCAGAATCCTAAAGCCAGAGTTGTCCTTTTCCATACTTGTTTAGTGGAAAATTTCTATCCAGAAATTGGAGAAGACCTAGTAGAAGTATATAATAAATTAGGAATAGAAGTAATAACTGCAAACTTCATTTGTTGTGGAGCACCCATGCTAGATGTAGGAGATTCAGAGGCATTAAAAAGGAATGCTGAATATAACTATAATATTATAAAGGAATATATTAAGAAAGGATATGATGTAGTGTCTCCTATCCCTACATGCACATTAATGCTTACTAAGGAATATCAGTATATCTTAGATAAGGACGCTATAAAGGTATATGATGCTATGGAGTACCTTCTTAAATTAAAGAGGGAAGGGAAAATAGAGTTAAAAGGAGAAATGCCTAAAAGTATATTTTATCATACGCCATGTCACTTAAGATACTTAGGTGTAGGATACCCTGGTGTTCAATTAATGAGAAGTCTTAAATCTAAAGTGGAAATAGCAGATAAAGGATGTTCTGGCATAGATGGAGGTTGGGGATTAAGAAACTACTCAAAGGCTAAAGTTATTGGTTCTAAAATGATGGAGGCTTTTTCTCAAAGTAATGCTGAAATCTTTGCGACTGAATGTCCACTAGCTGGATTACAAATATTTAAGGCTTCAGGGAGAAAACCTTTACATCCTATTCAAGTTTTAAAAGAGGCGATGAAGAACGATAAAAGTTGA
- a CDS encoding DUF3501 family protein, with protein MKVEEVLPWFEYEKVREERRKKIVEIKKERRLELGDRLGILFENRDTVLQQIQEMVYLDKLSNKKDIEEEINIYSSWLPCGGKAKASLYIYAQDEKDLERVFNELPEIYNSIFLRVGKKLIQGEPESGRNQGHAFSTVQFLTFDLEGEKSTDMEVNVVHQNYKVKVKVPENLAKKVIEEAYEEC; from the coding sequence ATAAAAGTTGAAGAAGTTTTACCGTGGTTTGAGTACGAAAAAGTTAGAGAGGAAAGAAGGAAAAAAATTGTAGAAATTAAAAAGGAAAGAAGATTGGAGTTAGGCGACAGATTAGGAATACTATTTGAAAATAGAGATACAGTACTTCAACAAATTCAGGAAATGGTTTACCTCGATAAATTATCAAACAAAAAAGATATTGAAGAGGAAATAAATATTTATTCCTCTTGGTTGCCTTGTGGAGGAAAAGCTAAGGCTAGCCTTTATATTTATGCACAAGATGAAAAAGACTTAGAGAGAGTATTTAATGAGTTACCAGAGATTTATAATTCAATATTTTTACGCGTAGGGAAAAAACTTATTCAAGGAGAACCGGAAAGCGGAAGAAATCAAGGCCATGCATTTAGTACAGTACAATTTCTTACGTTTGATTTAGAAGGAGAAAAATCTACTGATATGGAAGTAAACGTAGTACATCAAAATTACAAAGTTAAAGTTAAGGTTCCTGAAAATCTTGCAAAAAAAGTAATAGAAGAAGCTTACGAAGAATGCTAG
- a CDS encoding HPP family protein, translated as MHFPSRKKKLVAILNLIISISILVAITIITNTEFILPPFLATAATKYPDPDWRMHRSIIILFSYTICGLVGLIFSLFHLYGIIMATIASFIAFSICVLINIEHTPAILATLLGVLERVNVVYIIHPIITGVIIVEGINYLLTKYVEPRIK; from the coding sequence ATGCACTTTCCTTCTAGAAAGAAAAAACTTGTTGCTATTTTGAACTTAATAATTTCAATTTCAATCTTAGTAGCCATAACTATCATAACAAATACTGAATTTATACTTCCACCATTTTTAGCTACGGCTGCTACTAAATATCCTGATCCAGATTGGAGAATGCATAGAAGTATTATAATATTATTTTCATATACAATTTGTGGTTTAGTAGGCTTAATATTCTCTTTATTTCATTTATATGGAATAATTATGGCTACTATAGCATCATTTATTGCATTTAGTATTTGTGTTTTAATAAACATAGAACATACTCCAGCAATATTAGCAACGCTATTAGGTGTATTAGAAAGAGTAAATGTAGTGTATATTATACACCCTATTATAACTGGTGTAATAATAGTTGAAGGAATTAATTATCTTCTTACTAAATACGTCGAGCCTAGGATAAAGTGA
- a CDS encoding DUF3311 domain-containing protein produces the protein MIKTKFYLALFITLIVDIILYSVFPFFNRIYPELFGLPLFYWYQTILLVVSSLMFLGITLIFKEVE, from the coding sequence ATGATAAAAACAAAATTCTATCTTGCGTTATTTATAACTCTAATAGTAGATATTATTTTATATTCTGTTTTTCCATTTTTTAATAGAATTTATCCAGAATTATTTGGATTACCACTTTTTTACTGGTATCAAACAATTTTACTCGTAGTAAGTAGTTTAATGTTTCTAGGTATTACGCTAATATTCAAGGAGGTGGAGTAA
- a CDS encoding sodium:solute symporter family protein, producing the protein MPKSNIDGITLGVFLILFVIFIFLGFYGARWRKGDMNKLHEWGLAGRRLGVFFVWFLMGADLYTAYTFIAVPAALFGIGSLYFFAVPYVAWTFAIALLTMPRLWTVSRNKGYVTAADFVKDRFNSRTLAILVAIVGIVAELPYIALQIVGMKAALSMLLLGLGIGTSSVSSLTFINEISLLLAFAILAAFTYTSGLRGATLTGVFKDALIWFTVIVSIIAIPIFIGGFHTAFSDIKAPAKFLTLPSSFITAYFSLALGSAIALYLYPHAINGSLSSNSKNQLKLSTSMLPIYGIGLAFLALFGILVYAVSPALSAISTLKPIIGASSAADLVVPATIAYEMPNWFVGIALVGVFIGGLVPAAIMAIAIANLFTRNIVKEFKPLSEKAESSMAKWVSVVFKFLALGFVFAVPGYAITLQLLGGIIVAQALPPVFLGLYTNKLEKRSLIAGLIAGVVSGIGLYYYSHGVFMKTPIGLIYIALIALIINLAISGIGSLIAYSMGWRPKIIVKDEEIMKSL; encoded by the coding sequence ATACCTAAGTCTAATATAGATGGAATTACTTTAGGAGTTTTTCTTATTTTATTTGTAATATTTATATTTTTGGGATTTTATGGAGCTAGATGGAGAAAAGGAGACATGAATAAATTACATGAATGGGGATTAGCTGGAAGAAGACTTGGAGTATTCTTCGTATGGTTCCTAATGGGAGCAGATCTTTATACTGCATATACTTTTATTGCGGTTCCAGCAGCCCTATTTGGTATAGGTTCACTTTATTTCTTTGCAGTTCCTTATGTAGCATGGACATTTGCCATTGCTTTACTTACTATGCCAAGATTATGGACTGTTTCAAGAAATAAAGGATATGTAACTGCAGCAGATTTTGTAAAAGACAGATTTAATAGTAGAACGCTAGCTATACTAGTAGCTATAGTTGGTATAGTAGCAGAATTACCATATATAGCTCTTCAAATAGTAGGGATGAAGGCAGCACTCTCTATGTTACTTTTAGGATTAGGAATAGGAACTAGTAGTGTATCATCATTAACGTTTATTAATGAAATATCTCTTTTACTAGCTTTTGCTATCTTAGCAGCATTTACTTATACTAGCGGATTAAGAGGAGCAACATTAACAGGTGTATTCAAAGATGCGCTTATATGGTTTACTGTTATAGTTTCAATAATAGCCATTCCAATATTTATAGGCGGCTTCCACACTGCGTTTTCCGATATTAAAGCTCCGGCCAAATTCTTAACCTTACCAAGTTCATTTATTACTGCGTATTTCTCATTAGCTTTAGGAAGTGCAATAGCACTATATCTTTATCCTCATGCTATAAATGGTTCCTTGTCATCCAATAGTAAGAATCAGCTAAAATTAAGTACGTCCATGTTACCAATTTATGGTATAGGTTTAGCTTTCTTAGCATTATTCGGAATCTTAGTATACGCAGTTTCTCCGGCCTTATCTGCTATAAGTACATTAAAACCCATAATAGGAGCTTCTTCTGCAGCAGATCTAGTAGTTCCTGCTACTATTGCTTATGAGATGCCTAATTGGTTTGTAGGGATAGCTCTTGTAGGAGTATTCATAGGTGGATTAGTTCCTGCTGCAATAATGGCAATAGCCATAGCTAATTTATTTACGAGAAATATTGTAAAGGAGTTTAAGCCATTATCTGAGAAAGCGGAATCAAGCATGGCAAAATGGGTATCTGTAGTATTCAAATTCCTTGCTTTAGGTTTCGTATTTGCAGTGCCAGGATATGCTATAACGTTACAATTACTTGGAGGTATAATAGTAGCTCAAGCTCTACCTCCAGTCTTTTTAGGGTTATATACTAATAAACTGGAAAAACGATCTTTAATAGCGGGACTTATTGCTGGCGTAGTATCTGGAATAGGCCTATACTATTACTCTCATGGAGTATTTATGAAAACACCTATAGGGTTAATATATATTGCACTAATAGCACTAATTATAAACTTAGCAATATCTGGGATAGGAAGTCTAATAGCTTATTCCATGGGATGGAGACCCAAAATAATTGTAAAAGACGAGGAAATTATGAAATCATTATAA
- a CDS encoding P-loop NTPase, whose protein sequence is MNIKIISNEGGVGKSTLALIIAKSLALKSKKVALLDMDLLGYPSWVIGVEGNGIITTLLKNKDYKHAIKEIEIGKGSITTLKLFDGKEITDLDRNILIEAMNIINDTLRNFKYVITDTPTMSFRERIKQLEPEGKSLMITRYSSEIPSVTDSDTLGIIVNMVPDNFKTFSKHIKNEIVIPFYEQLFNFSGNINEIPIFDEISKIETMFESS, encoded by the coding sequence ATGAATATAAAAATTATATCTAATGAAGGCGGTGTTGGAAAATCTACATTAGCTTTAATAATAGCGAAGTCATTAGCGTTAAAATCTAAAAAAGTAGCATTGCTCGACATGGATCTGCTCGGATATCCTTCTTGGGTTATAGGAGTAGAAGGGAATGGGATTATAACTACGCTATTAAAAAATAAAGATTATAAACACGCTATAAAAGAAATTGAAATTGGAAAAGGATCTATAACTACACTAAAACTCTTTGATGGAAAGGAAATAACAGATTTAGACCGCAATATCCTAATAGAAGCCATGAATATAATTAACGATACTCTAAGAAATTTTAAGTATGTAATTACAGATACTCCTACAATGTCATTTAGAGAGAGAATAAAACAATTGGAACCAGAAGGGAAGTCTTTGATGATAACCAGATATAGCTCCGAAATACCCAGTGTAACTGATAGTGATACACTAGGAATAATAGTTAACATGGTACCCGATAATTTCAAAACATTCTCTAAGCATATTAAAAACGAAATAGTTATTCCTTTCTACGAGCAGTTATTTAATTTCTCTGGAAATATTAATGAAATACCAATTTTTGATGAGATAAGTAAGATAGAAACTATGTTTGAATCTTCTTAA
- a CDS encoding transcriptional regulator, producing the protein MTDELKKIMELLNDPTLSNSARLGILLSLYILGKSTFSDLQRSSGISKSSLFMHLQVLEESGLITVKKVPTLSGPRTIIEITEKGIQTIKQYIDLIKKIQT; encoded by the coding sequence GTGACTGATGAACTTAAGAAAATAATGGAACTTTTAAACGATCCTACTTTATCGAATTCAGCCAGACTGGGAATACTTTTATCACTTTATATTCTAGGTAAATCCACTTTTTCAGATCTTCAAAGATCCTCAGGAATCTCTAAGAGCTCTTTATTTATGCATCTTCAAGTTCTGGAAGAGAGTGGACTTATAACAGTTAAAAAAGTTCCTACATTATCAGGTCCAAGAACTATTATAGAGATAACAGAAAAAGGTATTCAGACAATAAAACAATATATAGATTTGATTAAGAAGATTCAAACATAG